In Piliocolobus tephrosceles isolate RC106 chromosome 5, ASM277652v3, whole genome shotgun sequence, a single genomic region encodes these proteins:
- the BAK1 gene encoding bcl-2 homologous antagonist/killer produces the protein MASGQGPGPPRQECGEPALPSASEEQVARDTEEVFRSYVFYRHQQEQEAEGAAAPADPEMVTLPLQPSSTMGQVGRQLAIIGDDINRRYDSEFQTMLQHLQPTAENAYEYFTKIASSLFESGINWGRVVALLGFGYRLALHVYQRGLTGFLGQVTRFVVDFMLHHCIARWIAQRGGWVAALNLGNGPILNVLVVLGVVLLGQFVVRRFFKS, from the exons ATGGCTTCGGGACAAGGCCCAGGTCCTCCCAGGCAGGAATGCGGAGAGCCTGCCCTGCCCTCTGCTTCTG AGGAGCAGGTAGCCCGGGACACAGAGGAGGTTTTCCGCAGCTACGTTTTTTACCGCCATCAGCAGGAACAGGAGGCTGAAGGGGCGGCTGCCCCTGCCGACCCAGAGATGGTCACCTTGCCACTGCAACCTAGCAG CACCATGGGGCAGGTGGGACGGCAGCTCGCCATCATCGGGGACGACATCAACCGACGCTATGACTCAGAGTTCCAGACCATGCTGCAGCACCTGCAGCCCACGGCAGAGAACGCCTATGAGTACTTCACCAAGATTGCCTCCAG CCTGTTTGAGAGTGGCATCAACTGGGGCCGTGTGGTGGCTCTTCTGGGCTTCGGCTACCGTCTGGCCCTACACGTCTACCAGCGCGGCCTGACTGGCTTCCTGGGCCAGGTGACCCGCTTCGTGGTCGACTTCATGCTGCATCACTGCATTGCCCGGTGGATTGCACAGAGGGGTGGCTGG GTGGCAGCCCTGAACTTGGGCAATGGTCCCATCCTGAACGTGCTGGTGGTTCTGGGTGTGGTTCTGTTGGGCCAGTTTGTGGTACGAAGATTCTTCAAATCATGA